From the genome of Sandaracinaceae bacterium, one region includes:
- a CDS encoding efflux RND transporter periplasmic adaptor subunit: MTNPRSRSEKGRALVSLLLILLVLGMAAGFFTYMKNTRPEAERVERVDEGILVEVTTVARATHEVRIRAQGTVRPARQVVVIPEVGGRVRWHHEQLVAGGRVRANDTLLRIDARDYRLAVEASTAEVNRAELELQMERGRQAVAQREWASFGDPEAGESGRALATRDPQLRTAQVGVVAANSSVERARLNLSRTTIRAPFNAMVTTEAVEVGQVVGPQSQLATLVGTDEFWIQVSVPVASLASIVVSESEGSEATVVQDVGGQRVERTGRVVRLLPDLDPNGAMARVIVSIPDPLDGPVPLLLGSFVGVEIDAPPLEDVIEVPRAAVHEGNVVYVMSADDTLETRRVSVVWGLPDSVMVSTGLDAGDRVIRSQVGTALPGMRLRTAGSAPTTTAQASPDANEADATQGTP; this comes from the coding sequence ATGACCAACCCACGTTCTCGCAGCGAGAAAGGTCGCGCGCTGGTCTCCTTGCTCCTCATCCTGCTCGTGCTCGGGATGGCGGCCGGGTTCTTCACCTACATGAAGAACACCAGGCCCGAGGCCGAGCGCGTGGAGCGCGTCGACGAGGGCATCCTGGTGGAGGTCACCACGGTCGCGCGCGCCACGCACGAGGTGCGCATTCGCGCCCAGGGCACGGTGCGTCCAGCACGCCAGGTCGTCGTCATCCCCGAAGTGGGCGGTCGTGTGCGCTGGCACCACGAGCAGCTCGTCGCGGGCGGGAGGGTGCGGGCCAACGACACGCTGCTGCGCATCGACGCCCGCGACTATCGCCTGGCCGTCGAGGCGAGCACGGCGGAGGTCAACCGCGCCGAGCTCGAGCTCCAGATGGAGCGTGGCCGGCAAGCGGTCGCCCAGCGCGAGTGGGCCTCCTTCGGCGACCCCGAGGCCGGGGAGAGTGGCCGCGCCCTCGCCACGCGCGACCCGCAGCTGCGCACGGCCCAGGTGGGCGTGGTGGCCGCCAACAGCTCCGTCGAGCGGGCGCGCCTGAACCTGTCGCGCACCACCATCCGCGCGCCCTTCAACGCCATGGTCACCACGGAGGCGGTCGAGGTCGGCCAGGTCGTCGGGCCGCAGTCGCAGCTCGCCACATTGGTGGGGACCGACGAGTTCTGGATCCAGGTGAGCGTGCCCGTCGCGTCCCTCGCAAGTATCGTGGTTTCGGAGAGCGAAGGGTCCGAGGCGACGGTGGTCCAGGACGTCGGGGGACAGCGCGTGGAGCGCACCGGCCGTGTGGTGCGCTTGCTGCCCGACCTGGACCCCAACGGCGCGATGGCGCGCGTGATCGTCTCCATCCCGGACCCCCTCGACGGGCCCGTCCCCCTGCTGCTGGGTTCGTTCGTGGGCGTCGAGATCGACGCCCCGCCGCTCGAGGACGTCATCGAAGTGCCGCGAGCGGCCGTGCACGAGGGCAACGTGGTGTACGTCATGAGCGCCGACGACACCCTCGAGACACGTCGCGTGAGCGTGGTGTGGGGCCTACCGGACTCGGTCATGGTCAGCACCGGGCTCGACGCGGGTGACCGTGTGATCCGCAGCCAGGTTGGCACCGCCCTCCCCGGCATGCGGCTGCGCACGGCCGGCAGCGCGCCGACCACCACCGCGCAGGCGTCCCCCGACGCAAACGAGGCAGACGCCACCCAGGGGACCCCGTGA